One Acetobacterium sp. KB-1 DNA segment encodes these proteins:
- the modB gene encoding molybdate ABC transporter permease subunit, whose translation MNFDFSPAWISIKVTLTATTINFFLGISVAWLMTNYKGKWRGLIDGILTLPLVLPPTVAGFAILLLIGKNGPIGNFLSIFGVNIIFSWYAAVIAAIVVAFPLMYKTTMGAFEQIDPNILSAARTLGASERKVFWRVAVPVARPGIAAATALTFARCLGEFGATLMVAGSIPGKTETIPVAIYFATQSGEMKIALIWVMIIFAISLTVLVINNYWESYKKNQQRGLGG comes from the coding sequence ATCAATTTCGATTTTTCACCAGCTTGGATTTCAATCAAAGTTACGCTAACAGCGACAACCATTAATTTTTTTCTGGGGATTAGTGTTGCATGGCTGATGACCAATTATAAAGGAAAATGGAGAGGTTTGATTGATGGTATTTTAACGCTTCCACTGGTCTTACCGCCAACAGTTGCAGGATTTGCCATCCTTCTTTTGATCGGGAAAAACGGTCCAATTGGTAATTTCTTATCAATATTTGGGGTAAATATTATCTTTTCCTGGTATGCGGCTGTGATAGCTGCCATTGTTGTGGCTTTTCCACTGATGTATAAAACGACGATGGGTGCATTTGAACAAATCGATCCCAATATCCTTAGTGCCGCCAGAACCCTTGGGGCATCGGAAAGAAAGGTCTTTTGGCGGGTAGCCGTTCCGGTTGCCAGGCCCGGGATTGCAGCCGCTACGGCATTGACATTTGCGCGATGTCTCGGCGAATTTGGGGCAACCCTGATGGTGGCCGGCAGTATTCCAGGAAAAACAGAAACCATTCCGGTCGCTATTTATTTTGCCACTCAGAGTGGCGAAATGAAGATTGCTCTGATCTGGGTGATGATTATCTTCGCCATTTCACTGACCGTTCTCGTGATTAATAATTACTGGGAAAGCTACAAAAAGAATCAGCAGCGGGGCTTGGGAGGGTGA
- the modA gene encoding molybdate ABC transporter substrate-binding protein, with protein sequence MKALKRGIVLIALVSMVFALAGCQSAAKEEGNSEPVSMTISAAASLKDAMTEIQDLYAKEEPDVTLAITFGSSGSLAEQIQQGADVDVFLSASTKYMNNLKDAELLSNDTIKELLGNDVVLIVPKDSTATITDFAQVVDPSIKKVAIGEPSTVPAGQYAVDVFNHYNVMDQITDKLVYGKDVKEVLTWVETGNVDAGVVYSTDAKVSDSVKTIAVASDESHKAIIYPTAVIKTSKNSEPAQAFIDFLSTDAAKDVFVKYGFKTL encoded by the coding sequence ATGAAAGCGTTGAAAAGAGGAATTGTACTGATCGCATTGGTATCAATGGTTTTTGCACTGGCAGGTTGTCAGTCAGCAGCCAAGGAGGAAGGTAATTCGGAACCGGTATCAATGACTATCTCAGCCGCTGCCAGTTTAAAAGATGCCATGACAGAAATTCAGGATTTATATGCCAAGGAGGAACCCGATGTAACGCTGGCAATTACGTTTGGAAGTTCTGGTTCACTTGCCGAACAAATTCAACAAGGCGCTGATGTCGATGTCTTCTTGTCTGCATCCACGAAGTATATGAACAATTTAAAAGATGCTGAATTGTTAAGTAATGATACCATCAAAGAGCTGCTTGGCAATGATGTTGTTTTGATCGTACCTAAAGATTCTACCGCCACCATTACGGATTTTGCGCAAGTAGTTGATCCTTCGATTAAAAAAGTCGCTATTGGAGAACCTTCAACTGTGCCAGCTGGTCAATATGCAGTTGATGTTTTTAATCACTATAATGTAATGGATCAAATAACCGATAAATTAGTATATGGTAAAGATGTTAAAGAAGTATTAACCTGGGTTGAAACGGGAAATGTTGATGCCGGCGTTGTTTATTCAACCGATGCAAAGGTGTCTGATTCAGTTAAGACAATTGCGGTCGCTTCGGATGAATCACATAAAGCAATTATTTACCCAACAGCGGTGATTAAAACCAGTAAAAATTCAGAACCAGCACAAGCATTCATCGATTTTTTAAGTACGGACGCAGCTAAAGATGTTTTTGTTAAATATGGATTTAAAACACTCTAA